The proteins below come from a single Gordonia pseudamarae genomic window:
- the gyrA gene encoding DNA gyrase subunit A — translation MTDITLPPTGGGDRIEPVDLGQEMQNSYIDYAMSVIVGRALPEVRDGLKPVHRRLLYASYDAGFRPDRGYVKCAKPVAETMGNYHPHGDSAIYDALVRLAQPWSMRYPLIDGQGNFGSPGNDGAAAMRYTEARLTPLAMEMLRDIDEETVDFIPNYDGKTQEPTVLPARVPNLLINGSGGIAVGMATNIPPHNLNEVADAVFWALEHPDADDEATLAACMECVKGPDFPTYGLIVGSQGIKDAYTTGRGSIRMRSVVAIEENKGTTTLVVTELPYQVNPDNLILSIAEQVREGKLKGISKIEDQSSDRVGMRIVITLRRDAVAKVVLNNLYKHSQLQTSFGANMLSIVDGVPRTLRLDQMIRYYVAHQIDVIVRRTRYRLRKAEERAHILRGLVKALDALDDVIALIRASANTEEARRGLMDLLEIDEIQADAILAMQLRRLSALERQKIIDELAEIEREIADLKDILAKPERQRAIVRDELKAVVEKFGDERRTQIIPADGDVTDEDLIAREDVVVTITETGYAKRTKTDLYRSQRRGGKGVQGAGLKQDDIVAHFFVCSTHDWILFFTTKGRVYRAKAYELPEANRTARGQHVANLLAFQPEERIAQVIQIKGYGDAPYLVLATRNGLVKKSKLEDFDSNRSGGIAAINLRGEDELVGAQLCSATDDLLLVSSKGQSIRFNADDETLRPMGRQTSGVQGMRFNDDDSLLSLNVVQEDTYLLVATSGGYAKRTAMDDYPVQGRGGKGVLTIAHDRRRGTLIGALIVDLDTELYAITSGGGVIRTAAKQVRKAGRQTKGVRLMNIDEGTTVIAIARNADEPEEER, via the coding sequence ATGACAGACATCACCCTCCCGCCCACCGGCGGAGGCGACCGTATCGAGCCGGTCGACCTCGGCCAGGAGATGCAGAACAGCTACATCGACTACGCGATGAGCGTCATCGTCGGCCGTGCCCTGCCCGAGGTCCGCGACGGCCTCAAGCCGGTGCACCGCCGTCTGCTGTACGCGTCCTACGACGCCGGATTCCGCCCCGATCGGGGATATGTCAAGTGTGCCAAGCCTGTTGCCGAGACGATGGGCAATTACCATCCACACGGCGACTCGGCGATCTACGACGCGTTGGTCCGGCTGGCGCAGCCGTGGTCGATGCGCTACCCGCTGATCGACGGTCAGGGCAACTTCGGTTCACCCGGCAACGACGGTGCCGCCGCCATGCGCTACACCGAGGCCCGGTTGACACCGTTGGCGATGGAGATGCTGCGTGACATCGACGAGGAGACAGTCGACTTCATCCCCAACTACGACGGCAAGACCCAGGAACCGACGGTGCTGCCGGCACGGGTTCCCAATCTGCTGATCAATGGTTCGGGCGGTATCGCCGTCGGTATGGCCACCAACATCCCGCCGCACAATCTCAACGAGGTTGCCGACGCGGTGTTCTGGGCCCTCGAGCATCCCGACGCCGATGATGAGGCCACCCTGGCCGCGTGCATGGAATGCGTGAAGGGGCCGGACTTCCCGACCTACGGTCTGATCGTGGGCAGCCAGGGCATCAAGGACGCCTACACCACCGGTCGTGGTTCGATCCGGATGCGCAGCGTGGTGGCGATCGAGGAGAACAAGGGCACCACCACGCTGGTGGTCACCGAACTGCCGTATCAGGTCAACCCCGACAACCTGATCCTGTCGATCGCCGAGCAGGTCCGCGAAGGAAAACTCAAGGGCATCAGCAAGATCGAGGATCAGTCCTCCGACCGTGTCGGAATGCGGATCGTGATCACGCTGCGCCGCGACGCCGTCGCCAAGGTTGTGCTGAACAATCTGTACAAGCATTCGCAGTTGCAGACCAGTTTCGGCGCCAACATGCTGTCCATCGTCGACGGTGTGCCGCGCACCCTGCGTCTGGATCAGATGATCCGCTACTACGTGGCCCACCAGATCGACGTGATCGTGCGCCGCACCCGGTACCGGCTGCGTAAGGCCGAGGAGCGCGCCCACATCCTCCGTGGTTTGGTGAAAGCCCTTGATGCCCTTGATGATGTGATCGCGCTGATCCGGGCTTCGGCGAACACCGAGGAAGCCCGTCGCGGCCTGATGGATCTGCTCGAGATCGACGAGATCCAGGCCGACGCCATCCTGGCGATGCAGCTGCGTCGCCTGTCGGCCCTCGAGCGGCAGAAGATCATCGATGAACTCGCCGAGATCGAACGCGAGATCGCCGATCTGAAGGACATTCTGGCCAAGCCCGAACGTCAGCGCGCCATCGTCCGGGACGAGTTGAAGGCCGTCGTCGAGAAGTTCGGCGACGAACGGCGCACCCAGATCATCCCCGCCGACGGCGATGTCACCGACGAGGATCTGATCGCCCGCGAGGACGTGGTGGTCACCATCACCGAAACCGGGTACGCCAAGCGCACCAAGACAGACCTCTACCGCAGCCAGCGTCGCGGCGGCAAGGGCGTACAGGGCGCCGGTCTCAAGCAGGACGACATCGTCGCGCACTTCTTCGTGTGCTCCACGCACGATTGGATCCTGTTCTTCACCACCAAGGGCCGCGTGTACCGGGCCAAGGCGTACGAGTTGCCCGAGGCCAACCGCACCGCGCGCGGTCAGCATGTGGCCAACCTGCTGGCCTTCCAGCCGGAGGAGCGGATCGCCCAGGTCATCCAGATCAAGGGTTACGGCGACGCGCCGTATCTGGTTCTGGCCACCCGCAACGGTCTGGTGAAGAAGTCCAAGCTCGAGGACTTCGACTCCAACCGGTCCGGTGGTATCGCCGCGATCAACCTGCGCGGTGAGGACGAGTTGGTCGGTGCTCAGTTGTGCAGTGCCACAGACGATCTGTTGCTCGTCTCGTCGAAGGGGCAGTCGATCCGGTTCAACGCGGACGACGAGACGCTGCGCCCGATGGGCCGGCAGACCTCCGGTGTGCAGGGCATGAGGTTCAACGACGACGATTCGCTGCTCTCGCTCAATGTCGTCCAGGAGGATACGTACCTGCTGGTGGCCACGTCGGGCGGCTACGCCAAGCGCACCGCGATGGACGACTACCCGGTGCAGGGCCGCGGTGGCAAGGGTGTGCTGACGATCGCCCATGATCGTCGCCGGGGAACGCTGATCGGCGCGCTGATCGTCGATCTCGACACCGAGCTGTACGCGATCACCTCCGGCGGAGGGGTCATCCGCACGGCCGCCAAACAGGTGCGTAAGGCGGGCCGGCAGACCAAGGGGGTGCGCCTGATGAACATCGACGAGGGCACCACCGTCATCGCGATCGCCCGCAACGCCGACGAGCCCGAAGAAGAGCGGTAG
- the gyrB gene encoding DNA topoisomerase (ATP-hydrolyzing) subunit B yields the protein MAETNDASSNNRKPSKKPGDYGADSINILEGLEAVRKRPGMYIGSTGERGLHHLIWEVVDNSVDEAMAGYASRVDVSLLADGGVEVVDDGRGIPVAIHATGVPTVEVVMTQLHAGGKFDSDSYAVSGGLHGVGISVVNALSTKVELEIKRDGHNWSQTYLNAEPQTLHQGAATRKTGTTTRFWPDPQIFTETTRFNAETVARRLQEMAFLNKGLTITLTDNRPQAVEVPGDPNGDGPAPGGTEIAEAVQSETEKAAAVTKPKTRTYHYAEGLVDYIKHINKRSKAPIHQSVIGFAGKGTGHEVEIAMQWNDGYSESIHTFANTINTHEGGSHEEGFRAALTSTVNKYAADKKLMKEKDGKLTGDDIREGLAAVISVKVSDPQFEGQTKTKLGNTEVKGFVQKVCNEHLAHWFEANPAEAKVIIKKAVDSAQARAAARKARDLVRRKTATDIGGLPGKLADCRSNDPALCEVYIVEGDSAGGSAKSGRDSMYQAILPIRGKIINVEKARIDRVLKNAEVQSIITAFGTGIHDEFDIAKLRYHKIVLMADADVDGQHISTLLLTLLFRFMRPLIEHGHVYLAQPPLYKLKWQGKNAEPEFAYSDRERDGLLEAGKASGKKINSDDGIQRYKGLGEMNAKELWETTMDPAVRVLRQVTLDDAAAADELFSILMGEDVAARRSFIARNAKDVRFLDV from the coding sequence GGAGGTCGTCGACAACTCCGTCGATGAGGCGATGGCCGGTTATGCCTCCCGCGTCGATGTCAGTCTTCTCGCCGACGGGGGTGTGGAGGTCGTCGACGACGGCCGCGGCATCCCTGTCGCCATCCACGCCACCGGCGTACCCACCGTCGAGGTGGTCATGACCCAGTTGCATGCCGGCGGCAAGTTCGACTCCGATTCGTATGCCGTGTCCGGCGGTCTGCACGGCGTCGGCATCTCCGTGGTCAACGCGCTGTCCACGAAGGTGGAGCTGGAGATCAAGCGCGACGGCCACAACTGGAGTCAGACGTACCTGAACGCCGAACCGCAGACCCTGCATCAGGGTGCGGCCACCCGCAAGACCGGCACCACCACCCGGTTCTGGCCGGACCCGCAGATATTCACCGAGACCACCCGGTTCAACGCCGAGACGGTGGCACGGCGCCTGCAGGAGATGGCCTTCCTCAACAAGGGCCTGACCATCACCCTCACCGACAATCGTCCGCAGGCGGTGGAGGTACCCGGTGATCCCAACGGTGACGGTCCGGCTCCCGGCGGAACCGAGATCGCCGAGGCCGTGCAGTCCGAGACCGAGAAGGCCGCGGCGGTCACCAAGCCGAAGACCCGCACCTACCACTACGCCGAGGGTCTGGTCGACTACATCAAGCACATCAACAAGCGGTCCAAGGCGCCGATCCACCAGTCGGTGATCGGCTTCGCCGGAAAGGGCACCGGTCACGAGGTCGAGATCGCGATGCAGTGGAACGACGGCTATTCCGAGTCGATCCACACCTTCGCCAACACGATCAACACGCATGAGGGCGGCAGCCACGAGGAGGGCTTCCGCGCGGCGCTCACCTCGACGGTCAACAAGTACGCCGCCGACAAGAAGCTGATGAAGGAGAAGGACGGCAAACTCACCGGCGACGATATCCGCGAAGGTCTCGCGGCGGTCATCTCGGTGAAGGTCTCCGATCCGCAGTTCGAGGGCCAGACCAAGACCAAGCTCGGCAACACCGAGGTCAAGGGCTTTGTGCAGAAGGTGTGCAACGAGCATCTGGCGCACTGGTTCGAGGCCAATCCGGCCGAGGCCAAGGTGATCATCAAGAAAGCCGTCGATTCGGCGCAGGCCCGTGCCGCTGCGCGTAAGGCGCGAGATCTCGTGCGCCGCAAGACCGCAACCGATATCGGCGGGTTGCCCGGCAAACTGGCCGACTGCCGCAGTAACGATCCCGCGCTGTGCGAGGTGTACATCGTCGAGGGTGACTCCGCCGGCGGCAGCGCCAAGTCGGGCCGTGACTCGATGTACCAGGCGATCCTGCCGATCCGTGGCAAGATCATCAACGTCGAGAAAGCCCGTATCGATCGCGTGCTCAAGAACGCCGAGGTGCAGTCGATCATCACCGCATTCGGCACCGGCATTCATGACGAGTTCGATATCGCCAAGCTGCGCTATCACAAGATCGTGCTGATGGCCGATGCCGACGTCGACGGCCAGCACATCTCGACCCTGTTGCTCACCTTGCTGTTCCGTTTCATGCGTCCGCTCATCGAGCACGGTCACGTGTATCTGGCGCAGCCGCCGCTGTACAAGCTCAAGTGGCAGGGCAAAAACGCCGAACCGGAGTTCGCCTACTCCGACCGCGAGCGCGACGGTCTGCTCGAGGCGGGCAAGGCCTCGGGCAAGAAGATCAACTCCGACGACGGTATCCAGCGCTACAAGGGTCTGGGCGAGATGAACGCCAAGGAACTGTGGGAGACCACCATGGATCCGGCGGTCCGGGTGCTGCGCCAGGTGACCCTCGACGATGCCGCGGCAGCCGACGAGCTGTTCTCCATCCTGATGGGTGAGGACGTCGCCGCCCGCCGCAGCTTCATCGCCCGCAACGCGAAGGACGTTCGTTTCCTGGACGTGTGA
- a CDS encoding DUF1761 domain-containing protein has translation MLDAVAHSNCLAVAVAAVAYYLLGAAWFTPLFGKAWDRSIGYDRSRDTTFGPAYYVVPLVSTVLVALALGVILAALAPTFGEALIVGVVVGLGVAAVSINNALTPHTPHPYVFGAVTGGYHLVGIVLVSAIIGAFPN, from the coding sequence ATGCTCGATGCCGTCGCTCACTCGAACTGCCTCGCCGTGGCCGTGGCCGCCGTCGCCTACTATCTGCTCGGCGCGGCCTGGTTCACCCCGCTCTTCGGCAAGGCCTGGGATCGCTCCATCGGCTACGACCGCTCCCGGGATACGACGTTCGGTCCCGCCTACTACGTCGTACCCCTCGTCAGCACCGTTCTCGTCGCCCTCGCGCTCGGCGTGATCCTGGCGGCCCTGGCACCGACCTTCGGGGAAGCGCTGATCGTCGGTGTTGTCGTCGGCCTCGGTGTTGCCGCTGTCTCCATCAACAACGCCCTCACGCCCCACACGCCGCACCCGTATGTGTTCGGGGCCGTGACCGGGGGCTACCACCTCGTCGGAATCGTCCTGGTCTCCGCGATCATCGGAGCATTTCCGAACTGA
- a CDS encoding type 1 glutamine amidotransferase domain-containing protein: MTKRILHVVTNVAHYDDPSHTTGLWLSELTHAWDVFEEHSYEQALVSPAGGAVPLEPRSLKFPNYDKTAKAWRSDPAKMALLENTANPDRIDAAEYDAIYFTGGHAVMYDLPDNEDLQRITRDIHEHGGIVSSVCHGYCGLLNTRLSDGTYLIAGRRMTGFSWTEEVLARVDKLVPYNAEEKAKDRGARYEKARLPFVSNTVTDGNLVTGQNPGSAKSTAKKVVEAVEGAA, from the coding sequence ATGACCAAGCGAATCCTCCACGTTGTCACCAACGTCGCGCACTATGACGACCCGTCCCACACCACCGGACTATGGCTCTCCGAACTGACCCACGCGTGGGACGTCTTCGAGGAACACAGCTATGAGCAGGCACTCGTCAGCCCCGCCGGTGGTGCCGTACCTCTCGAACCACGCTCGCTGAAGTTCCCCAACTACGACAAGACAGCCAAGGCCTGGCGCTCCGACCCGGCGAAGATGGCGCTGCTCGAGAACACGGCCAATCCCGATCGGATCGACGCCGCCGAGTACGACGCGATCTACTTCACCGGCGGGCACGCGGTGATGTACGACCTCCCCGACAACGAGGACCTTCAGCGCATCACCCGCGACATCCACGAACACGGTGGCATCGTCTCCTCGGTCTGCCACGGTTATTGCGGACTGCTCAACACCCGGCTCTCCGACGGCACATACCTCATCGCCGGCCGACGGATGACCGGCTTCTCCTGGACGGAGGAAGTGCTCGCCCGCGTCGACAAACTGGTCCCCTACAACGCCGAGGAGAAGGCCAAGGACCGCGGCGCCCGCTACGAGAAGGCCCGGCTTCCTTTCGTCTCCAACACCGTTACCGACGGCAACCTCGTGACCGGGCAGAATCCGGGCTCCGCCAAGTCGACGGCCAAGAAGGTGGTCGAGGCCGTCGAAGGTGCCGCGTGA
- a CDS encoding helix-turn-helix domain-containing protein, which produces MTLTGDARERPIVASERSGVLYPERLTRYRAGWIDPDPAVSAVVDHYWHVSWTLADGEQLDQPIIDLPAVTVSIEDGEVPAPLVVTGVHGRAWRRTIGGHGRVFAIRLRPAGLSVLSELTPARVADATVPLTAQLDPRLHALMQRIASFTDPAGRAQAADEAIKQAVAERGPSSVGLLANEVLAELRERVHRRTGTTLTERFARSERTIQRACLDTLGHGPKWLSRRIRLQEVALALATRPTEELAGIAADLGYTDQSHLTHDFRTATGITPEAYRRAALRECPGCAIPG; this is translated from the coding sequence ATGACTCTGACCGGTGACGCGCGCGAGCGCCCCATCGTCGCCTCCGAGCGATCGGGCGTGCTCTATCCCGAGCGGCTGACACGCTACCGGGCGGGCTGGATCGACCCCGACCCCGCCGTGTCGGCGGTGGTCGATCACTATTGGCATGTCTCGTGGACGCTGGCTGACGGCGAACAGCTGGATCAGCCGATCATCGACCTGCCCGCAGTCACCGTCAGCATCGAGGATGGCGAAGTGCCCGCCCCGCTCGTGGTCACCGGGGTGCACGGCAGGGCGTGGCGGCGCACCATCGGCGGCCACGGGCGAGTGTTCGCAATCCGGCTCCGGCCCGCTGGGCTGTCCGTGCTCAGCGAGCTCACCCCCGCGCGGGTCGCCGACGCCACGGTGCCCCTCACCGCACAGCTCGACCCACGTTTGCATGCGCTCATGCAGCGCATCGCTTCCTTCACCGATCCCGCCGGGCGCGCGCAGGCGGCGGACGAGGCGATCAAGCAGGCGGTCGCCGAGCGCGGCCCATCGTCGGTGGGCTTATTGGCCAACGAGGTGCTGGCCGAGCTGCGTGAGCGCGTCCACCGACGGACCGGCACGACGCTGACGGAACGGTTCGCCCGCAGCGAGCGGACGATCCAACGCGCCTGCCTCGACACGCTGGGGCATGGCCCGAAGTGGCTCAGCCGGCGCATCCGCCTCCAGGAAGTCGCCCTCGCCCTCGCGACCCGGCCCACCGAGGAACTGGCCGGGATCGCCGCCGACCTCGGCTACACCGACCAATCCCACCTCACCCACGACTTCCGCACGGCCACCGGCATCACTCCCGAGGCGTATCGCCGCGCCGCGCTTCGGGAATGTCCAGGCTGTGCGATTCCAGGGTGA
- a CDS encoding aldo/keto reductase translates to MNITLNNGVEMPALGFGVFQTPPEQTVASVAEALTVGYRLIDTAAAYGNEHEVGEAIRRSDLDRDEVFIETKLWISDYGYDEALHAFDKSAGKLGVDQIDLLLLHQPLPTAFEMTIGAYKALETLLADGRVRAIGVSNMMPDVLARLLEQTGVVPSVNQVECHPYFSQPNVQQTDSEHGILTQAWSPIGGITSYYGGEGAKTTFDEPVITGIADEHGKTPAQVMLRWHMQEGRSAIPKSVKPTRIAENFDVFDFELTADQLAHIDALDTGVRRGPDPAGLTLESHSLDIPEARRGDTPRE, encoded by the coding sequence ATGAACATCACGCTCAACAACGGTGTCGAGATGCCCGCCCTGGGTTTCGGCGTCTTCCAGACTCCGCCGGAGCAGACCGTCGCCTCGGTCGCGGAGGCGTTGACGGTCGGGTACCGGCTGATCGACACCGCCGCCGCGTACGGCAACGAGCACGAGGTCGGCGAGGCCATCCGCCGGTCCGACCTCGACCGAGATGAGGTATTCATCGAGACGAAGCTGTGGATCAGCGACTACGGCTACGACGAGGCCCTGCACGCGTTCGACAAGTCCGCCGGCAAACTCGGCGTCGACCAGATCGACCTGCTGCTGCTGCATCAGCCGCTGCCCACTGCCTTCGAGATGACCATCGGCGCGTACAAGGCCCTCGAGACGCTGCTGGCCGACGGGCGGGTCCGGGCGATCGGGGTCAGCAACATGATGCCGGACGTCCTCGCCCGGCTGCTGGAGCAGACCGGTGTCGTGCCGTCGGTGAACCAGGTCGAGTGCCACCCGTACTTCTCTCAGCCGAACGTACAGCAGACCGACAGCGAGCACGGGATCCTGACGCAGGCGTGGTCGCCGATCGGGGGGATCACCAGCTATTACGGCGGTGAGGGCGCGAAGACCACCTTCGACGAACCCGTCATCACGGGAATCGCCGATGAGCATGGGAAGACGCCGGCGCAGGTGATGCTGCGCTGGCACATGCAGGAAGGTCGCTCCGCGATCCCGAAGTCCGTCAAGCCCACCCGGATCGCGGAGAACTTCGATGTCTTCGACTTCGAGCTCACCGCCGACCAGCTCGCGCACATCGACGCTCTGGACACGGGGGTGCGCCGCGGCCCGGACCCGGCCGGCCTCACCCTGGAATCGCACAGCCTGGACATTCCCGAAGCGCGGCGCGGCGATACGCCTCGGGAGTGA
- a CDS encoding DUF3566 domain-containing protein, producing the protein MSTPNEPDNKQNSGASGPARGTVVPPWQRGQAGSGSTRNPVPMDGGSVNDGPVGSADGDSPTRPYSTDVNGEEPTTELRRDPSKRPVGPPRGVVSVDTESGPRPAEPGSHSAFQGSPNSSGSREDAPGARDVQSATTEPPAPVTKLENPQSSTGPNGASQNARPQSGPIPAVTSAVPTTQVPASQGPGAGPQPVTASASAGDKPATPGSAQQGPAQQGPAQQGPVQPGPANGAQRSGPPPSGPGRRPGQQPPTTGPQPVIRPQGPGTGPQPVIRPQGPGTGPQPVLGKPASGQPGPGGRPGSPVQPKRFAESPTAHIERRDLPGEDLPNLDKIHHVADGAEHAGGARRSAPVQVGGSGGVRAAVQVRRIDPWATFKVSAVLTVVGFFIWMIAIAVLYLVLGGMGVWDQLNSSFNTLTTDGTASESDVIGTGSVFFWSGLIGAISAVLITALATVGSYIYNICADLVGGVEITIADLD; encoded by the coding sequence GTGAGCACACCCAACGAGCCGGACAACAAGCAGAATTCAGGCGCGTCGGGACCTGCCCGGGGCACGGTTGTGCCGCCGTGGCAGCGGGGTCAGGCCGGGTCGGGCAGTACTCGCAACCCGGTTCCGATGGATGGTGGATCGGTCAACGACGGCCCGGTGGGCAGTGCCGACGGCGATAGTCCGACGCGGCCGTACAGCACTGATGTCAACGGTGAGGAACCCACCACCGAACTGCGCCGGGACCCGTCGAAACGTCCCGTCGGGCCGCCCCGCGGGGTTGTGTCGGTTGACACCGAGTCGGGTCCGCGGCCCGCCGAGCCCGGCTCGCACAGCGCTTTCCAAGGGTCACCGAACTCCTCGGGGTCACGGGAAGATGCGCCCGGCGCGCGGGACGTGCAGTCGGCCACGACCGAGCCGCCGGCTCCGGTCACCAAGCTCGAGAACCCCCAGAGCAGCACCGGCCCGAACGGTGCGTCCCAGAACGCGAGGCCACAGAGTGGGCCGATACCGGCTGTCACGTCGGCCGTGCCCACCACTCAAGTACCGGCGTCGCAGGGTCCCGGGGCCGGCCCGCAGCCGGTGACCGCGTCTGCGAGCGCGGGGGACAAGCCCGCGACTCCCGGATCTGCCCAGCAGGGTCCGGCCCAGCAGGGTCCGGCCCAGCAGGGTCCGGTCCAGCCCGGTCCCGCCAACGGGGCTCAGCGTTCCGGCCCGCCGCCGAGCGGCCCGGGTCGGCGACCTGGGCAGCAGCCGCCGACGACCGGCCCGCAGCCGGTGATCCGTCCGCAGGGCCCGGGCACGGGTCCGCAGCCGGTGATCCGTCCGCAGGGCCCCGGTACCGGTCCGCAGCCTGTGCTCGGCAAACCGGCGTCCGGTCAGCCCGGCCCCGGCGGGCGACCCGGTTCGCCCGTACAGCCCAAGCGGTTCGCCGAGTCGCCCACCGCACATATCGAACGTCGTGATCTACCCGGTGAGGATCTGCCCAACCTCGACAAGATCCATCATGTCGCCGACGGCGCCGAACATGCCGGTGGTGCCCGCCGGTCGGCTCCGGTTCAGGTGGGTGGCTCGGGAGGTGTGCGGGCCGCGGTCCAGGTGCGCAGGATCGATCCGTGGGCCACGTTCAAGGTGTCCGCGGTGCTGACGGTCGTCGGATTCTTCATCTGGATGATCGCGATCGCCGTGCTGTATCTGGTGCTCGGCGGTATGGGCGTGTGGGATCAGCTCAACAGCTCTTTCAACACGCTGACCACCGACGGCACCGCCAGTGAGTCCGATGTGATCGGTACGGGTTCGGTGTTCTTCTGGTCGGGTCTGATCGGTGCGATCAGTGCCGTGCTGATCACGGCTCTGGCGACGGTCGGCTCGTACATCTACAACATCTGCGCCGATCTCGTCGGCGGTGTGGAGATCACCATCGCCGATCTGGATTGA
- a CDS encoding helix-turn-helix transcriptional regulator yields the protein MDTSAQVRDFLRTRRDRLRPEDVGIVGGQRRRVPGLRREEVAMLAGMSVEYYVKLERGNLRGVSEGVLGALARALRLSQEEHRHLMDLARSANSGTAASSFAPTRHVRPALQQMLDAMSAPAWVRNGRSDFVAANALGRALYSPLFTSSVQPPNTARFVFLDPRGRDYYPQWEVIGQQMVASLRAEAGRHPFDRPLTDLIGELSTRSDEFRRWWGAHEVFTHGAGSKRIHHPDVGDLELNYEPMELTADAGLTMIVYSAEPGSPTADALALLASLHADRPPLERVRDDSARPS from the coding sequence ATGGACACCAGCGCTCAGGTGAGGGACTTCCTCAGGACACGCCGTGATCGTCTGCGGCCCGAGGATGTCGGCATCGTCGGCGGGCAACGACGGCGCGTACCCGGCCTGCGCCGGGAGGAGGTCGCGATGCTGGCGGGTATGAGCGTGGAGTACTACGTGAAGCTTGAGCGCGGCAACCTGCGCGGGGTGTCCGAGGGTGTCCTCGGCGCTCTTGCGCGTGCGCTGCGCCTGTCGCAGGAGGAGCACCGGCACCTGATGGATCTTGCACGGTCGGCGAACAGCGGCACCGCAGCGTCGTCGTTCGCTCCCACCAGGCATGTACGCCCGGCGCTGCAGCAGATGCTCGACGCGATGTCGGCACCGGCATGGGTTCGTAACGGGCGCAGTGATTTCGTCGCCGCGAACGCTCTCGGGCGGGCCCTGTATTCCCCGCTGTTCACATCGAGCGTCCAGCCGCCGAACACGGCGCGGTTCGTGTTCCTGGACCCCCGCGGCCGCGACTATTACCCCCAGTGGGAGGTGATCGGACAGCAGATGGTTGCCTCCTTGCGAGCCGAGGCTGGTCGGCACCCGTTCGATCGGCCGCTGACCGACCTGATCGGTGAGTTGTCCACCCGCAGTGACGAGTTCCGGCGCTGGTGGGGCGCGCACGAGGTCTTCACCCACGGGGCGGGATCGAAGCGGATTCATCATCCCGACGTCGGCGACCTCGAGCTGAACTACGAGCCGATGGAGCTGACGGCCGATGCCGGCCTGACGATGATCGTCTACAGCGCGGAACCCGGCAGTCCAACAGCGGATGCCCTCGCGCTGCTGGCGAGCCTGCACGCTGACCGGCCGCCGCTTGAGCGGGTCCGCGACGACTCGGCGCGCCCCTCCTGA
- a CDS encoding flavodoxin — protein sequence MTSVIIVIGAGLIGQAIAVRASPPGAVCGPGPGAGDHARRRAARPADAAGRSAQVSKRANVLRVQAEAVRWGERGARVNAISPGIVITPLARDELNGANAAGYRRMLELAPAGRAGTPDEIGTVGELLMTERGAFITGSDILIDGGGTAVERQEHSMTQLTRRTLLSAGGVAALTALCGCSPSPGGESAPSSASEGRPERATTPPRTDDPGIVLVYFSRPGENYWEGGRRDLDVGNTKRLAQMIAERIDCDMYEIIAADPYPHAYDPTVERNVREQENDARPEIDSDFPDLSAYDAVMIGSPVWNTRAPMIMRTFLDRADALTGMTVHPFLTYAVGEGSVVDDYVELCPDADVRDGLAVRGEDVDGSGNAVDEWLRGNGLLERALPGN from the coding sequence ATGACCAGTGTCATCATCGTCATCGGAGCAGGTCTGATCGGGCAGGCCATCGCAGTCCGGGCATCGCCTCCCGGCGCTGTCTGTGGACCAGGACCGGGCGCCGGCGACCACGCCCGTCGACGAGCTGCTCGCCCTGCCGATGCTGCAGGCCGGTCGGCTCAGGTCTCCAAACGCGCCAACGTGCTCCGCGTGCAAGCCGAGGCCGTGCGCTGGGGCGAGCGTGGGGCGCGGGTGAACGCGATCAGCCCCGGCATCGTCATCACCCCACTCGCCCGTGACGAGCTCAACGGCGCGAACGCTGCCGGCTACCGACGGATGCTCGAACTCGCCCCCGCCGGCCGCGCCGGCACCCCGGACGAGATCGGCACCGTCGGCGAACTGCTCATGACCGAGCGTGGCGCGTTCATCACCGGCAGCGACATCCTCATCGACGGTGGCGGCACCGCAGTGGAAAGACAGGAACACAGCATGACCCAGCTCACGCGACGGACCCTCCTCAGCGCCGGCGGCGTTGCTGCCCTGACCGCACTCTGCGGCTGCTCTCCGAGCCCCGGCGGGGAATCGGCCCCGAGCTCGGCGTCCGAAGGACGGCCTGAGCGGGCCACCACGCCCCCGCGCACCGACGATCCGGGCATCGTCCTCGTGTACTTCTCCCGTCCTGGCGAGAACTACTGGGAGGGCGGTCGGCGCGACCTCGACGTAGGCAACACGAAGCGGCTCGCGCAGATGATCGCCGAGCGCATCGACTGCGACATGTACGAGATCATCGCCGCCGACCCCTATCCGCACGCATACGATCCGACTGTGGAGCGCAACGTCCGGGAGCAGGAGAACGACGCGAGGCCGGAGATCGACTCAGACTTTCCCGACCTGAGCGCCTACGACGCGGTGATGATCGGCAGCCCGGTCTGGAACACACGTGCCCCGATGATCATGCGGACCTTCCTCGACCGGGCTGATGCTCTCACGGGCATGACGGTCCACCCATTCCTCACCTACGCGGTCGGCGAGGGCTCCGTCGTCGATGACTACGTCGAACTCTGTCCCGACGCTGATGTGCGCGACGGTCTCGCCGTTCGTGGCGAGGACGTCGATGGTTCCGGTAACGCCGTGGACGAGTGGCTTCGCGGAAACGGCTTGCTGGAGCGCGCTCTACCGGGGAACTGA